A window of bacterium genomic DNA:
GATTGAGACCCATGGCCTTGAGGTACGCGGCTGTGCAGGGAAAGGATCTGGCGTCCCCGACATCGCTGAGCACGACAGCGGCGGTGGCTTGTCCGACGACGGGGGCCAGCGCCGTGGCTGGCGTGGTCTGAGAGAGCTTCTCGACCGTGGTCTTGGCCACCTTGAAGGCGCGCAGAGAACGGTGCGCCTCGGCGGCGGTAGCCATCAGGGCGTCGCGTTCTAGCCCGACCAGCGGCAATCCCACCGAGCTCGCGGCAGAGTCGAGAACCGCGGTGATGTTGCCCCGGTCCATCAGCCCGTGGCTCTGGCCATGCAGCAGCCTGGCAGCCCGGTCACGCTCGACAGCGACATCGGCCGGGCCGCCGATGCGAGCAAGCAGTGCCATGAGCGAGGCGGAGGTCAGCTCGAGGATGCTGGGCAACTCGGGCCAATGGCGCGCGAGCAAGCCTTCCAGATGTCCGACCAGCTGCAGGTAGCGCTGCTGGTGAAGGTCCATGATGGTGATCGCAGCGCGAAGCTGCCGCCGCTCAGGAGCTGGCGGCACGAAGCGCTTGGATATGCCATCGAAGTGAAGCTTGGCGATGATCGCGGCGGACTTGGCGTCATGCAGGCTGGGAACGCCATCGTAGACCTCCCGGGCATCGAAAGTGCGCTTGCCACTGACCATGAAGACCGGAAAGCCATCGGCCTGGAGTTGGTTCCGCAGGACATCGCCGTAGCTACCCGAGGGCTCCATGACCACCTCGACGACCATCTCGGCAGCCCGGAACTGGCGCAAGACAGAGAGCAGCATCGTGTTCTCGGTCGGTGCCTTCCACCGCACGGTCGTCAGAATGCGGCCGTCGGCCGCCGCGAAGGCCGCGACCATGTCCACCTTGGCGATGTCGACAGCGACGA
This region includes:
- a CDS encoding transposase gives rise to the protein MKKKVGIPQEFVEFTTTNEGVIPMKKRIYRTMSVNAFQPCTVRREDVGGRLVVAVDIAKVDMVAAFAAADGRILTTVRWKAPTENTMLLSVLRQFRAAEMVVEVVMEPSGSYGDVLRNQLQADGFPVFMVSGKRTFDAREVYDGVPSLHDAKSAAIIAKLHFDGISKRFVPPAPERRQLRAAITIMDLHQQRYLQLVGHLEGLLARHWPELPSILELTSASLMALLARIGGPADVAVERDRAARLLHGQSHGLMDRGNITAVLDSAASSVGLPLVGLERDALMATAAEAHRSLRAFKVAKTTVEKLSQTTPATALAPVVGQATAAVVLSDVGDARSFPCTAAYLKAMGLNLKEKSSGTLKGQLKLTKRGSSRVRQYLWLAVYRWIQKDAIANRWYQHKKQRDGGRSSRAAVALMRKLAKALFHVARGAVFDSSKLFDVRRLGLPA